In Harpia harpyja isolate bHarHar1 chromosome 8, bHarHar1 primary haplotype, whole genome shotgun sequence, a genomic segment contains:
- the TMEM39A gene encoding LOW QUALITY PROTEIN: transmembrane protein 39A (The sequence of the model RefSeq protein was modified relative to this genomic sequence to represent the inferred CDS: inserted 2 bases in 1 codon) gives MRASALTATSAGQLRRRCGQPAVRRAAPRPGSPALFFPFCSFFLXTHRAAAAAPSLLLSRRGGAAAKRGCPAGGGTLRGVPTAAAAAAFSSRGGGGGRGAGRRAATAGKGTPLPADVRAAPPPALGCTWEGFGIVVWVSGHSLLQALEVDSFLVMPGGRRGPSRQQLSRSALPSLQTLVGGSCGNGTGLRNRNGSAISLSAPPITALITPEPVRHCRIPELPLDGSLLFEFLFFIYLLVALFIQYINIYKTVWWYPYNHPASCTSLNFHLIDYHLAAFITVMLARRLVWALISEASQVGATSVIHYMVRLVLLTLCGWVLCWTLVNLFRSHSVLNLLFLGYPFGVYVPLCCFHQDSRAQPLPADCGYLVQDQIVDDGASAVNSLVKPKDFLSLLWESLREQFNNPTSIPTHSCPLSPDLIRNEVECLKADFNRRIKEVLFNSLFSAYYVAFLPLCFVKSTQYYDMRWSCEHLIMVWINAFVMLTTQLLPPKYCDLLHRSAAHLGKWQKLEHGSYSNAPQHIWSENTIWPQGVLVRRSRCLYKAVGPYNVAVPSDVSHARFYFLFHRPLRLLNLLILIEGSVVCYQLYSLLRSEKWNHTLSMALILFCNYYVLFKLLRDRIVLGRAYSYPLNNYGLKAH, from the exons ATGAGAGCATCAGCCCTCACTGCCACGTCTGCCGGGCAGCTGCGGCGGCGGTGCGGGCAGCCGGCGGTGCGCAGGGCCGCTCCGAGGCCGGGCTCGCCCgccctcttctttcccttctgttcctttttcct cacccacagggcggccgcggccgccccgtcCCTGCTCCTGtcccgccgcggcggggcagcGGCGAAGAGGGGCTGCCCGGCGGGAGGAGGGACGCTCCGCGGGGTACccaccgcagcagcagcagcagccttctcgtcccggggagggggggggggtcggggggctgGCCGCCGGGCCGCTACCGCCGGTAAAGGGACCCCGCTGCCGGCCGATGTCcgagccgcgccgccgcccgcgcttGGATGT ACCTGGGAAGGCTTCGGGATCGTTGTCTGGGTCTCAGggcacagcctgctgcaggcACTGGAAGTGGATTCGTTCCTGGTCATGCCCGGTGGAAGGAGGGGACCCAGCCGGCAGCAGCTAAGCCGTTCAGCTTTGCCTTCTCTCCAGACGCTGGTTGGCGGGAGCTGCGGAAACGGTACCGGTTTGAGAAACAG GAATGGTAGTGCCATCAGCCTCTCTGCGCCTCCGATCACAGCACTGATTACTCCAGAGCCTGTACGTCACTGCCGGATCCCTGAACTGCCACTGGATGGGAGCCTTCTCTTTGAATTCCTGTTCTTCATCTACCTACTGGTAGCCCTCTTCATTCAGTACATCAACATCTACAAGACTGTCTGGTGGTACCCATACAATCACCCTGCTTCCTGCACCTCACTG aatTTTCACCTCATTGACTACCACCTGGCGGCGTTCATCACAGTGATGCTGGCGCGGAGGCTGGTATGGGCCCTCATCTCTGAG GCCTCTCAGGTGGGTGCAACATCAGTGATTCACTACATGGTGCGCCTGGTGCTGCTCACCCTCTGTGGATGGGTGCTCTGCTGGACTTTGGTCAACCTCTTCCGCAGCCATTCTGTTCTCAACCTTCTCTTCCTGGGCTACCC GTTTGGTGTCTACGTTCCTCTGTGCTGCTTCCACCAGGACAGCAGAGCACAGCCCCTACCTGCAGACTGTGGTTACTTGGTACAGGACCAGATAGTGGATGATGGGGCTTCAGCTGTCAACAGCCTGGTCAAACCCAAAGATTTCCTTTCACTTCTGTGGGAATCCTTGAGAGAACAGTTCAATAATCCTACGTCTATCCCCACCCACAGCTGCCCCCTTTCCCCAGATCTCATCCGCAATGAGGTGGAGTGCCTAAAAGCAGACTTCAACCGCAGGATCAAGGAAGTTCTCTTCAACTCTCTCTTCAGTGCCTACTACGTGGCATTCCTGCCACTGTGTTTTGTGAAG AGCACCCAGTACTACGACATGCGCTGGTCCTGTGAGCACCTCATCATGGTGTGGATCAATGCCTTTGTCATGCTCACCACTCAACTGCTGCCTCCCAAGTACTGTGACCTGCTCCACAGATCAGCTGCCCACCTCGGCAAGTGGCAGAAACTAGAACATGGTTCCTACAGCAATGCTCCACAGCATAT CTGGTCAGAAAACACAATATGGCCACAAGGAGTTCTGGTGCGACGTAGCCGATGCCTGTATAAAGCAGTTGGGCCTTACAACGTAGCAGTGCCTTCAGATGTATCCCATGCCCGCTTTTAT TTCCTTTTTCACCGTCCATTACGGCTGCTCAACCTGCTGATTCTCATCGAAGGCAGTGTGGTCTGCTACCAGCTCTACTCACTGCTGCGCTCAGAGAAGTGGAACCATACCCTCTCCATGGCCCTCATCCTTTTCTGCAATTACTATGTCTTATTTAAGCTCCTCCGGGACCGGATAGTATTAGGCAGGGCATACTCCTACCCACTTAACAACTATGGACTCAAGGCACACTAG